CCCTGGGCGGAGTGTTCTTCCTTCTGGTGTTGCAGTTGCAGTTCGCCGTGGGCTACTCTCCCATCGCGGCCGGAGTGTCGACGCTGCCGATCACAGCCCTGATGCTCGTACTGTCTGCCCGCGCGGGCCGAGTGGCCGGGCGTATCGGACCACGAATTCCGATGACGGTCGGGCCACTGCTGTCGGCTCTCGGGTTGCTGCTGATGCTGCGCATCGGTCCTGGATCCAGTTATGTCGCAGACATTCTGCCTGCGGTCGTCGTGTTCGGTCTCGGCTTGTCCGCGCTCGTCGCCCCGTTGACCGCGGCCGTCCTGGGTGCGGTGTCCACCGACCGAGCCGGCATCGCGTCGGGGGTCAACAACGCCGTGGCCCGCACCAGCCAACTTCTGGCTGTGGCTGCGCTGCCTGCACTCGCGGGTATCGCCGGGTCCGATTACTCTGCGCCGGAGGTGTTCTCGGCCGGCTTCCACACAGCGATGCTCCTGTGTGCCGGACTGTTGGTGATCGGTGCCGTCATCGCGGCAGTACTGATCCGAGGGACGGGCGACACGTCGAACTGTCCACCGCACTGCGACATGACGTCACCACCGTTGGCACCGCGACGGAGCGCGTGACTCAGCGCACGACCAGCACCGAACAGTCGGCGTGGTGAACGAGGTTCTGGCTGACCGATCCCAGAACTGCCCCACGCAGAGCGCCACGACCCCGGCATCCCACCACGATCATCGACGCCGATGCAGACAGCGCGCGAAGTCCACGGGTCGGGCTCGACTGGGCGCTCACCGTCGTCAACTTCACCTCGGGATACTTCTCGTGCATCTTCTCCACATGCATTTCGAGCCAACGCTTCTCGTGTTCTCGCACCGCCTCCCAATCGATGTAACCCGCCCCCGTTCCGATGCCGGCCTGGGCCGCGAACCCCCAGTAGTTGACCGCGACCACCGGTACGCCCATGTTGTCGGCCATCTCGAGCGCGGTGCCGAGTGCTCGATCGGACTGCTCGCTGCCGTCGATCCCGACCACGATCGGGCGGCCTGCTTCAGCCCTCTCGGTCTCGCTGCGGAGCAGCAATACCGGGCAGTGCGCGTGTGTCACGACACGAAGCGTGTTGCTACCGAGCGTCAGATCGCGGATTACGTTCGACTTCCGTGATCCCAGAACGACCATGTCTGCGCCGACGTCGGCCACGTACGACGCTATGCTGCCGTCGACATCGACGGTTTCCACGGTGACCGTGGGTGCGACGTCGTGAATCGCTCCCTCCGCCCGGACCAATTGTTTGCGGCCCATGGCTCGAAGATCTCTCTCCAATGCGCCGCCGTCGACGAATTGCGCCGACCCGTACCAGTCCCCCACTGGCACAGCGTGAACGAGCCGTACGGTCGCGTGGACCTTGTCTGCATACGTCGCAGCCCATCGAGCTGCAGCCTCGGCCTCGGCCGAGCCGTCGATGCCCACGAGGATGGGAAGCGTTC
The nucleotide sequence above comes from Rhodococcoides fascians A25f. Encoded proteins:
- a CDS encoding universal stress protein, giving the protein MSNSTARTLPILVGIDGSAEAEAAARWAATYADKVHATVRLVHAVPVGDWYGSAQFVDGGALERDLRAMGRKQLVRAEGAIHDVAPTVTVETVDVDGSIASYVADVGADMVVLGSRKSNVIRDLTLGSNTLRVVTHAHCPVLLLRSETERAEAGRPIVVGIDGSEQSDRALGTALEMADNMGVPVVAVNYWGFAAQAGIGTGAGYIDWEAVREHEKRWLEMHVEKMHEKYPEVKLTTVSAQSSPTRGLRALSASASMIVVGCRGRGALRGAVLGSVSQNLVHHADCSVLVVR